In the Paraburkholderia acidisoli genome, one interval contains:
- a CDS encoding ABC transporter substrate-binding protein has protein sequence MKSRVALKIAIADHPHVSAVRNGTIPIEGVDAEFVNVQPQIGAFRRMVRDVEFDVCELAPTTYVIARAYGAPFVGLPIFVTRRFHHGGLLVRPDAGIKTPKDLEGKKVGVRAYSVTTGVWTRQVLIDEFGLDSSKVTWVVDDEEHVTQLKLPPNVIHAPAGTSLADMMASGELAAGFAAAAGIGRTGAPTGGWKEVEADYPDLLPNATELETGYYARTGIYPMHGTIVVKDSVLAEHPWVAKSLYDAFYQAKKEWLARLDAGEANTAGDKKYQALRKIVGNDPLPYGIEENRKTIEALEATAFKQGLTPRRMSMDELFVDPLAQ, from the coding sequence TTGAAGAGCAGAGTCGCGCTCAAGATTGCGATTGCCGACCATCCGCACGTGTCGGCGGTTCGCAACGGCACCATTCCCATCGAAGGCGTGGATGCGGAATTCGTCAACGTGCAGCCTCAGATCGGCGCGTTCCGCCGTATGGTGCGCGACGTCGAATTCGACGTGTGCGAATTGGCGCCCACGACCTATGTGATCGCTCGCGCTTACGGCGCGCCGTTCGTCGGGCTGCCCATTTTCGTGACGCGCCGCTTCCACCACGGCGGCCTGCTCGTGCGCCCCGACGCCGGCATCAAGACGCCCAAAGATCTCGAAGGCAAGAAAGTGGGCGTGCGCGCCTACTCCGTCACCACCGGCGTGTGGACGCGCCAGGTGCTCATCGACGAATTCGGCCTCGATTCCTCGAAGGTCACCTGGGTCGTGGACGACGAAGAACACGTCACGCAGCTCAAACTGCCGCCCAACGTGATTCACGCGCCCGCCGGCACCTCGCTCGCCGACATGATGGCCAGCGGCGAACTCGCCGCGGGCTTCGCGGCCGCCGCCGGCATCGGCCGCACCGGCGCGCCCACCGGCGGCTGGAAGGAAGTGGAAGCCGACTACCCCGACCTGCTGCCCAACGCCACCGAACTCGAAACCGGTTACTACGCACGCACCGGCATCTACCCCATGCACGGCACCATCGTCGTAAAGGATTCCGTGCTCGCCGAGCATCCGTGGGTCGCCAAATCGCTCTACGACGCGTTCTACCAGGCGAAGAAAGAATGGCTCGCCCGCCTCGATGCCGGCGAAGCGAACACCGCCGGCGACAAGAAATACCAGGCATTGCGAAAGATCGTCGGCAACGACCCGCTGCCCTACGGCATCGAGGAGAACCGCAAGACGATCGAGGCGCTCGAAGCCACCGCATTCAAACAGGGCCTCACGCCGCGCCGCATGTCGATGGACGAGCTGTTCGTCGATCCGCTCGCGCAGTGA
- a CDS encoding TonB-dependent siderophore receptor yields the protein MKTGVRGSTALSNTLLFCLLGSALAAHAQTAASDAGSTGGAIEENSAAAPAGPAGTRQAASAAATLPTVKVTGQRASATGTADGYVPVSALTATKTDTPLIETPQSVSVVTRDQMTDQAAQTVAEALRYTASVLPEIRGASAQAAPYLMSRGFYLEQFLDGARMPSDVSFGYAIPSFDPYGLERIDVVHGPASVLYGQANPGGVANLVSKQPTTEPVHEVFMTTGSHNLVQGGVDLGGALTSDGKLAYRFTATGLDSSTQTAGTRQKRVYIAPAVTWKPDANTTLTVMAKYQRDPDVGYYNFAPAVGTVLFNPAGQISSHTNLGAPDFDHHSRTQFTLGYQFEHRFGATWTVRQNLRYTYVKDDFANVFPYAYAAGSNTTLNRYTFWNRESAKFFTVDNQAQAKFNTGPLAHTMLFGLDFQRVIYGEDVGAGFDAPSLDAFAPVYGNNTMPAETSFDHIRQKQLGVYAQDQIAWRKWRFLIGAREDWADADDTNTATATYAAQSARAFTWRTGLVYLFDSGIAPYASFSKSFDPQVGELYGGGIAKPTTAQQYEVGVKYQPPGYNSFVTASLFDLTERNVLTSDLDHPGYSTQAGQVRARGVELEGHASLTNDLNLAVSYTYLNDVTTESNDSATTISGQSTSLQGKTAWGIPRNIAAAWLDYTLHGGPLRGLGFGGGIRYLGASYDQSNSIRVPSVTLFDAAVHYDTGLHWLFSLNAKNLFNRTYVASCFSAVTCTYGDGVEVLATARYRW from the coding sequence AAGCCGCCAGCGCCGCGGCCACGCTGCCCACCGTCAAGGTGACCGGCCAGCGCGCCTCCGCCACGGGCACCGCCGACGGCTACGTGCCCGTGAGCGCCCTCACCGCCACCAAAACGGACACGCCGCTGATCGAGACGCCGCAGTCGGTGTCCGTCGTCACGCGCGACCAGATGACCGACCAGGCCGCGCAAACCGTGGCCGAGGCGCTACGCTACACGGCGAGCGTGCTGCCCGAGATACGCGGCGCCTCCGCGCAGGCCGCACCGTATCTGATGAGCCGCGGCTTCTATCTCGAGCAATTTCTCGACGGCGCGCGCATGCCGAGCGACGTGAGCTTCGGCTATGCGATTCCGAGCTTCGACCCGTACGGGCTCGAACGCATCGACGTCGTGCACGGTCCCGCTTCCGTGCTGTACGGCCAGGCGAATCCCGGCGGCGTGGCCAATCTCGTGAGCAAGCAGCCGACCACCGAGCCCGTGCACGAAGTGTTCATGACCACCGGCAGCCATAACCTCGTGCAGGGCGGTGTGGACTTGGGCGGCGCGCTCACCTCCGACGGCAAGCTCGCATACCGTTTCACCGCCACCGGCCTCGATTCGAGCACGCAGACCGCCGGCACGCGTCAAAAGCGCGTGTATATCGCGCCCGCCGTCACGTGGAAACCCGACGCCAACACCACGCTCACGGTCATGGCGAAGTATCAGCGCGATCCGGACGTGGGCTATTACAACTTCGCGCCCGCCGTGGGCACGGTGCTGTTCAATCCGGCCGGGCAGATTTCGTCGCATACGAATCTCGGCGCTCCCGACTTCGATCATCATTCGCGCACGCAATTCACGCTGGGCTACCAGTTCGAGCATCGTTTCGGCGCCACCTGGACCGTGCGCCAGAATCTGCGCTACACCTACGTGAAGGACGATTTCGCCAACGTGTTCCCCTACGCGTACGCGGCCGGCTCGAACACCACGCTCAACCGCTATACGTTCTGGAATCGCGAGAGCGCCAAATTCTTCACCGTCGACAACCAGGCGCAGGCGAAATTCAACACGGGCCCGCTCGCGCACACGATGCTGTTCGGCCTCGACTTCCAGCGCGTGATCTACGGCGAGGACGTGGGCGCGGGCTTCGACGCGCCCTCGCTCGACGCGTTCGCGCCCGTGTACGGCAACAACACGATGCCCGCCGAAACCTCGTTCGATCACATTCGCCAGAAGCAGCTCGGTGTGTATGCACAGGACCAGATCGCGTGGCGCAAGTGGCGCTTCCTGATCGGCGCGCGCGAAGACTGGGCCGACGCCGACGACACCAACACCGCGACCGCGACCTACGCGGCGCAGTCCGCGCGCGCGTTCACGTGGCGCACCGGTCTCGTTTATCTGTTCGACAGCGGTATCGCGCCTTACGCGAGCTTCTCGAAATCGTTCGACCCGCAGGTGGGCGAACTCTACGGCGGCGGCATCGCGAAACCCACCACGGCGCAGCAGTACGAGGTGGGCGTGAAGTATCAGCCGCCCGGTTACAACAGCTTCGTCACGGCCTCGCTGTTCGACCTCACCGAGCGCAACGTGCTCACCTCGGACCTCGATCATCCGGGCTACAGCACGCAGGCCGGTCAGGTGCGCGCGCGCGGCGTCGAACTCGAAGGCCACGCGAGCCTCACCAACGACCTCAATCTCGCGGTCTCGTACACGTATCTCAACGACGTCACCACGGAATCGAACGATAGCGCCACGACGATCTCGGGCCAGTCCACCTCGCTGCAAGGCAAAACCGCGTGGGGCATTCCGCGCAACATCGCCGCCGCGTGGCTCGACTACACGCTGCACGGCGGCCCGCTGCGCGGCCTCGGCTTCGGCGGCGGCATCCGCTATCTGGGCGCAAGCTACGACCAGAGCAACTCGATCCGCGTGCCTTCGGTCACGCTCTTCGACGCGGCCGTGCACTACGACACGGGCCTGCACTGGCTGTTCTCGCTCAACGCGAAGAACCTCTTCAACCGCACTTACGTGGCCTCGTGCTTCAGCGCGGTGACCTGCACTTACGGCGACGGCGTCGAAGTGCTGGCCACCGCGCGGTATCGATGGTGA
- a CDS encoding LysR substrate-binding domain-containing protein yields MSQLDWYLTANLKARHLRLIVAVNDFRNLRQVAANSFITVPAVSKALSEIESALGVKLFERTVNGLRPTAYGECVVRHARTVLSNLNRVAEEIKALQTGSAGKVNVGALPSLIATIMPKALALLKQDSPHTNVSISEGRMTTLLQELRRGDLDIVVGRLPSRSVTVGLQEKVLLASRVKLVTGPNHPLVHKKDVQWDDLRDFPWVLPPPGSLMREPIESTFARHGLPMPLNYIETLSTHLIRAYIQSNDAIAIHTVDIVYPYASINPIHVLPLDLSFIRRPLGAIWRADKPLVPSASLLLRCIEEVCPSMVSSDVAGEESDAVQT; encoded by the coding sequence ATGAGTCAGCTGGACTGGTATTTGACGGCCAATCTCAAGGCGCGCCACCTGCGCCTGATCGTCGCCGTGAATGACTTTCGCAATTTGCGCCAGGTCGCCGCGAATTCATTCATCACGGTCCCGGCGGTATCGAAGGCGCTCAGTGAAATCGAAAGCGCGCTAGGCGTGAAGCTGTTCGAACGCACGGTCAACGGCCTGCGTCCCACGGCCTACGGCGAATGCGTGGTGCGCCACGCGCGCACCGTGCTCAGCAATCTCAATCGTGTGGCCGAGGAAATCAAGGCGCTGCAAACGGGCAGTGCGGGCAAGGTCAATGTGGGCGCGCTGCCTAGTTTGATCGCCACGATCATGCCCAAGGCGCTCGCGCTTCTTAAGCAGGATTCGCCGCACACCAACGTGTCGATCAGCGAAGGCCGCATGACCACGCTGTTGCAGGAGTTGCGGCGCGGCGATCTGGATATCGTGGTGGGGCGCTTGCCGAGCCGTTCGGTCACGGTCGGGCTGCAGGAAAAGGTGCTGCTCGCTTCGCGCGTGAAACTGGTGACCGGGCCGAATCATCCGCTCGTGCACAAGAAAGACGTGCAATGGGACGACCTGCGCGACTTTCCGTGGGTACTGCCGCCGCCGGGTTCGCTGATGCGCGAGCCCATCGAGAGCACCTTCGCGCGCCATGGCCTGCCCATGCCGCTCAACTACATCGAAACGCTTTCCACGCACCTGATTCGCGCGTATATCCAGTCCAACGACGCCATTGCGATTCACACGGTCGATATCGTCTACCCGTATGCCTCGATCAATCCCATTCACGTGCTGCCGCTGGACCTGAGTTTCATTCGCCGGCCGCTCGGTGCGATCTGGCGCGCCGACAAACCGCTCGTGCCGAGCGCGTCGCTGCTGCTGCGCTGTATCGAGGAAGTGTGCCCTTCCATGGTGTCGAGCGACGTCGCGGGCGAGGAATCGGACGCCGTTCAAACCTGA
- a CDS encoding MFS transporter codes for MKSWYSELTPVERRTYWACFGGYTLDSLDSTMYALLAPVLIAVVGLTRPEIGVLATAGLIGNAIGGWAAGIVADRYGRVSVLKFTILWVAAFSALAALASSFHAFLFVRVLQGLGYGGEAAVGGVLISEVVRPALRGRVASSVQAGFAVGYALSTGLMPVIFGLLPEATAWRVMFGIGIVPAFLVLLIRKQVPESQLFQAQAGRAVAPFWAIFRRVHLRNTLLGLLLASGILGGGFSMSAWLPTYLRTDLHLAVASTAGYLAMSIAGSLTGPFVSGWLSDRVGRRANFVLFVLCEAVVVATLLFVPIGAHATIVLIFLHGALQSGLAAGLLPVFAELFDTEIRANGSGFCATGGRGVAAIMPASVGVLSATMPLGRAMGLAALCAFAVALVAALLLPERSGTDLARVENEADVEAAPETASREDTRLCEHASRA; via the coding sequence ATGAAAAGCTGGTACTCGGAGCTGACGCCGGTCGAACGACGCACCTATTGGGCGTGCTTCGGCGGCTACACGCTCGATTCGCTCGACTCCACCATGTACGCGCTGCTCGCGCCCGTATTGATCGCCGTGGTGGGCCTCACGCGGCCTGAGATCGGCGTGCTGGCCACGGCAGGGCTGATCGGCAACGCCATCGGCGGCTGGGCGGCGGGCATCGTCGCGGACCGCTACGGCCGCGTTTCCGTGCTCAAGTTCACGATCCTGTGGGTCGCGGCGTTCAGCGCGCTCGCGGCGCTCGCTTCGTCGTTTCACGCGTTCCTGTTTGTGCGCGTGCTGCAAGGCCTCGGCTACGGCGGCGAGGCGGCCGTGGGCGGCGTGCTCATCAGCGAGGTCGTGCGGCCGGCGCTGCGCGGTCGCGTGGCGTCTTCGGTGCAGGCGGGCTTCGCGGTGGGCTATGCGCTGTCCACGGGTCTCATGCCCGTGATCTTCGGCCTGCTGCCCGAAGCCACGGCGTGGCGCGTGATGTTCGGCATCGGCATCGTGCCCGCTTTTCTCGTGTTGCTGATTCGTAAGCAAGTGCCCGAGAGCCAGCTTTTCCAGGCGCAGGCGGGCCGCGCGGTCGCGCCGTTCTGGGCGATTTTCCGCCGCGTCCATTTGCGCAATACCTTATTGGGCTTGCTGCTCGCGAGTGGCATTCTGGGCGGGGGCTTCAGCATGAGCGCGTGGCTGCCCACCTACCTGCGCACCGACCTGCATCTCGCCGTGGCATCCACGGCCGGTTATCTGGCGATGAGCATCGCGGGCTCGCTGACCGGCCCGTTCGTGAGCGGATGGTTGAGCGACCGCGTGGGACGCCGCGCCAATTTCGTGCTGTTCGTGCTGTGCGAAGCGGTCGTGGTCGCCACGCTGCTGTTCGTGCCGATCGGTGCGCACGCAACCATCGTGCTGATCTTCCTGCACGGCGCGTTGCAAAGCGGCCTCGCGGCGGGCCTGCTGCCGGTGTTCGCCGAACTGTTCGATACGGAGATCCGCGCGAACGGCTCGGGCTTCTGCGCGACGGGCGGCCGTGGCGTGGCCGCCATCATGCCCGCTTCGGTGGGCGTGCTGTCGGCCACCATGCCGCTCGGCCGCGCGATGGGACTGGCGGCGCTCTGCGCGTTCGCCGTGGCGCTCGTCGCGGCGCTGCTGCTGCCCGAACGTTCCGGCACCGATCTGGCGCGCGTGGAGAACGAAGCCGATGTCGAAGCCGCCCCGGAGACCGCGTCGCGTGAAGACACGCGGCTTTGCGAACATGCGAGCCGCGCATAG
- a CDS encoding porin gives MKRVVGALALGTLACAAHAQSSVTLYGIIDGGVRYTNNGHGAVATTSTNGWLSSSRFGFIGHENLGGGWKANFVLEAGFNESTGAFDNTTGILFNRQSYVGLSGPYGQFTMGRQYNIPHDLMFVLDTFNLQYPSIVPISPALVGIHYNNDVKYKGDFGPVRVSAENSFGGVAGNFNDASARSVGLQYKTAWVILGGFYTHRSVASGTVYLPDDFWAVGAKFTAGGLKLSAGLMNENEGGNAKTAPVRTENWFGGVTYDINAAVRVGGAFYETNLPNTSGRRDLGILSVTYSLSKRTMLFAETDYTRYHGSYITNATLNAQHADHQIAATVGIDHTF, from the coding sequence ATGAAAAGAGTAGTCGGAGCATTGGCTTTGGGCACGCTCGCGTGCGCCGCGCACGCCCAATCCTCGGTCACGCTGTACGGCATCATCGACGGCGGCGTGCGTTACACCAACAACGGCCACGGCGCGGTCGCCACCACCAGCACCAACGGCTGGCTCTCGTCGAGCCGCTTCGGCTTTATCGGCCACGAAAATCTGGGCGGCGGCTGGAAGGCGAATTTCGTGCTCGAAGCGGGTTTCAACGAAAGCACGGGTGCCTTCGACAATACCACCGGCATTCTTTTCAATCGCCAGTCCTATGTGGGTTTGAGCGGCCCATACGGGCAATTCACGATGGGCCGCCAATACAATATTCCGCACGACCTGATGTTCGTGCTGGACACCTTCAATCTGCAATATCCGTCGATCGTGCCGATCTCGCCGGCGCTCGTCGGGATTCACTACAACAACGACGTCAAATACAAGGGCGATTTCGGCCCCGTGCGCGTGAGCGCCGAAAATTCGTTCGGCGGCGTGGCCGGCAATTTCAACGACGCCTCGGCGCGCAGCGTCGGCCTGCAATACAAAACGGCGTGGGTGATCCTCGGCGGCTTTTATACGCATCGCAGCGTGGCCTCCGGCACGGTGTATCTCCCCGACGACTTCTGGGCCGTGGGCGCGAAATTCACCGCGGGCGGCCTGAAGCTCTCGGCCGGTTTGATGAACGAGAACGAAGGCGGCAACGCCAAAACCGCGCCCGTTCGCACCGAGAACTGGTTCGGCGGCGTGACCTACGACATCAATGCGGCGGTGCGCGTGGGCGGCGCGTTCTACGAGACGAACCTGCCCAATACCAGCGGCCGGCGCGACCTCGGCATTCTCAGCGTGACGTATTCGCTCTCCAAACGCACGATGCTGTTCGCCGAAACCGATTACACGCGGTATCACGGCTCCTATATCACCAACGCGACGCTCAACGCGCAGCACGCCGATCACCAGATCGCCGCAACCGTGGGCATCGACCACACGTTCTGA
- the fhuB gene encoding Fe(3+)-hydroxamate ABC transporter permease FhuB, with product MNTPRRFMSMRAPALRVRATPAFAACALALLVAAALALSAANLDAILPLAHWRDLLATGDAHAVPTLAALIARDTWLPRLVVSGLCGALLGLAGTIFQQVLRNPLAEPMTLGVSAGAQLALTLATLGAPALLGASTEAPQWIALGGATCAAALVFGLAWRSALAPAAVAVSGLVVTLWCGSIGVALQLFYAPYLRALFIWGGGSLVQQDWSVAALLAPRLVAGGALAWLLLRPLTLFNLDDANAHGLGLSLRTARLAALALAVILSAAVAGAVGVIGFVGLAAPALARLAGARRLGQRLVAAPLCGALLLWLADQTVQRYSGAMGDLVPTGAATALFGAPLMLMLLARVRHGGRRQSRGDTAQARTPLHPGRASQLYRRIATVVVLLAVASFLALDLGRGAQGGYGWHGWHFANAAQFGQVAIWRVPRTLAACSAGAMLALAGTLMQRLTANPLASPEVLGVSGGAALGLVALMLCGADLGRSARFAASGAGALAALLAMLWFARRSRFAPERVMLAGIAIGALFQCVLAVAVAGGGERAAALLQWLAGSTYTVTPADAALALAACLVLGALTPLAARWLRVLPLGEASARALGVSTQWARGALLVLIASLTAAATLLVGPLSFVGLTAPHFARLLGARTPLQHLALAAPLGALAMVVADWLGRAALMPRELPAGLVATLLAAPYLMALLARSR from the coding sequence ATGAACACGCCGCGTCGTTTCATGTCGATGCGCGCGCCCGCGCTCCGCGTGCGTGCCACGCCTGCGTTCGCCGCTTGCGCGCTCGCGCTGCTGGTGGCCGCCGCACTCGCGCTGAGCGCAGCGAATCTCGACGCGATCCTGCCGCTCGCGCACTGGCGCGACCTGCTCGCGACTGGCGACGCGCACGCCGTGCCCACGCTGGCCGCGCTCATCGCCCGCGACACGTGGCTGCCGCGGCTCGTCGTGAGTGGACTGTGCGGCGCGCTGCTCGGTCTCGCGGGCACGATCTTCCAGCAGGTCTTGCGCAATCCGCTCGCCGAACCGATGACGCTCGGCGTTTCCGCTGGCGCGCAACTCGCGCTCACGCTCGCCACGCTGGGCGCGCCCGCGCTGCTCGGCGCGAGCACGGAGGCGCCGCAATGGATCGCACTGGGCGGCGCCACCTGCGCAGCGGCCCTGGTGTTCGGACTCGCGTGGCGCAGCGCGCTCGCACCGGCGGCCGTCGCGGTTTCGGGGCTCGTCGTGACGCTCTGGTGCGGCTCGATCGGCGTGGCCTTGCAACTGTTCTACGCGCCGTATCTGCGCGCGCTGTTCATCTGGGGCGGCGGTTCACTCGTGCAGCAGGACTGGAGCGTGGCGGCGCTGCTCGCACCGCGTCTCGTCGCGGGCGGCGCGCTCGCGTGGCTGCTGCTGCGCCCGCTGACGCTGTTCAACCTCGACGACGCCAACGCGCACGGCCTCGGCCTTTCGCTACGCACGGCGCGTCTCGCGGCGCTCGCGCTCGCCGTGATCCTGAGCGCCGCCGTGGCGGGCGCGGTGGGCGTGATCGGCTTCGTCGGGCTGGCCGCGCCTGCGCTCGCGCGCCTTGCGGGTGCCCGGCGGCTCGGCCAACGGCTCGTGGCGGCGCCGCTCTGCGGCGCGTTGCTGCTGTGGCTCGCCGACCAGACCGTGCAGCGCTACTCGGGCGCGATGGGCGATCTCGTGCCGACGGGCGCGGCCACCGCGCTATTCGGCGCGCCGCTCATGCTGATGCTGCTGGCGCGCGTGCGGCACGGCGGGCGCAGGCAAAGTCGTGGCGATACGGCGCAAGCGCGCACGCCTTTGCATCCTGGGCGCGCGAGCCAGCTTTATCGACGGATAGCAACGGTGGTCGTGCTGCTCGCGGTGGCATCGTTCCTTGCGCTCGATCTCGGGCGCGGCGCGCAAGGCGGGTACGGCTGGCACGGGTGGCATTTCGCAAACGCCGCGCAATTCGGGCAGGTGGCCATCTGGCGCGTGCCGCGCACGCTCGCGGCCTGCAGCGCGGGCGCGATGCTCGCGCTCGCCGGCACGTTGATGCAGCGCCTCACCGCCAATCCGCTCGCCAGCCCCGAAGTGCTCGGCGTGAGCGGCGGCGCGGCGCTGGGTCTCGTCGCGCTGATGTTGTGCGGCGCCGATCTCGGCCGGAGCGCGCGTTTCGCGGCAAGCGGCGCGGGCGCGCTCGCCGCGTTGCTCGCGATGCTGTGGTTCGCGCGCCGCTCGCGCTTCGCGCCCGAGCGCGTAATGCTCGCGGGCATCGCCATCGGCGCGCTGTTTCAGTGCGTGCTCGCCGTGGCCGTGGCGGGCGGCGGCGAACGCGCGGCCGCGTTGCTGCAATGGCTCGCGGGTTCGACCTATACGGTCACGCCCGCCGACGCCGCGCTCGCGCTCGCCGCCTGCCTCGTGCTGGGCGCGCTCACGCCGCTCGCGGCGCGCTGGCTGCGCGTCCTGCCGCTCGGCGAAGCGAGCGCGCGGGCGCTGGGCGTCTCGACGCAATGGGCGCGCGGCGCGCTGCTCGTGCTGATCGCGAGTCTCACAGCGGCGGCAACGCTGCTCGTCGGACCGCTCAGCTTTGTCGGGCTCACCGCGCCGCATTTCGCGCGGCTGCTGGGCGCGCGCACGCCCCTGCAACACCTCGCGCTGGCCGCGCCGCTCGGTGCGCTCGCGATGGTCGTGGCCGACTGGCTCGGCCGCGCGGCGTTGATGCCGCGCGAACTGCCCGCCGGTCTCGTGGCGACGCTGCTCGCCGCGCCCTACCTCATGGCGCTACTGGCGCGCTCGCGCTGA
- a CDS encoding MFS transporter gives METTFNKRRITERPWAIVILLALGLMISFVDRTSMSSALAHKGFIEEFGLNNIQRGWLNSAVFWSYGLVQIAMGWLVDRFGVKWPYAICFLLWCIAAAACGVVPTLSGLIIMRLVIGVAEAVVVPATYRYLANRFDETRKGTALGIYSIGGKLGPALGAPIAAWIIVSYSWKIMFIATGLVGLVWLLPWLLMVPNDYPSKAELQSAMRRASTVPLKNLLASPVVWGGLITNFCYAYFNFYCMTWMPAYLVEQRHLSLEKSGIYTLVSYIGIAIVAALAGWGADRIIARGHDAVLVRKSFIVAGFIGATTVMLGVYAKSAQMALFWNVVSLSLLGLVTANNLALVKLTLIPKPAVGLNTGLQQVATSLAGGVSASLSGWLLHVGHNYTLPMQAIYVFLMIGALSTIVLLRREWAPKVNEGAEETEAGAAPSALNHSAI, from the coding sequence ATGGAGACGACCTTCAACAAGCGACGCATCACCGAGCGCCCCTGGGCCATCGTGATCCTGTTGGCGCTGGGCCTGATGATCTCGTTCGTCGATCGCACGAGCATGTCCTCGGCGCTCGCGCACAAAGGGTTTATCGAGGAATTCGGCCTCAACAACATTCAGCGCGGCTGGCTCAATTCGGCCGTGTTCTGGTCCTACGGCCTCGTGCAGATCGCGATGGGCTGGCTCGTCGACCGCTTCGGCGTGAAATGGCCATACGCCATCTGCTTCCTGCTCTGGTGCATCGCGGCGGCGGCGTGCGGCGTGGTGCCGACGCTGTCGGGACTCATCATCATGCGGCTCGTGATCGGCGTGGCGGAAGCGGTGGTCGTGCCCGCCACGTATCGCTATCTCGCCAATCGCTTCGACGAAACGCGCAAAGGCACGGCGCTCGGCATCTACTCGATCGGCGGCAAGCTCGGGCCCGCGCTCGGCGCACCCATTGCCGCGTGGATCATCGTGTCGTATTCGTGGAAGATCATGTTCATCGCCACGGGACTCGTGGGCCTCGTCTGGCTGCTGCCCTGGCTGCTGATGGTGCCGAACGACTATCCCTCGAAGGCGGAGCTTCAATCGGCCATGCGCCGCGCCTCCACCGTGCCGCTCAAGAATCTGCTCGCGAGCCCGGTCGTGTGGGGCGGCCTCATCACCAACTTCTGCTACGCGTATTTCAACTTCTACTGCATGACGTGGATGCCCGCGTATCTCGTCGAGCAGCGCCATCTCTCGCTGGAAAAGTCGGGCATCTACACGCTGGTGAGTTATATCGGCATTGCGATCGTGGCGGCGCTCGCGGGCTGGGGCGCCGACCGCATCATCGCGCGCGGTCACGACGCGGTGCTGGTGCGCAAATCGTTCATCGTTGCGGGCTTTATCGGCGCGACCACGGTCATGCTCGGCGTGTACGCGAAATCGGCGCAAATGGCGCTGTTCTGGAACGTGGTCTCGCTCTCGCTGCTCGGCCTCGTCACCGCGAATAATCTCGCGCTCGTCAAACTCACGCTCATTCCCAAACCGGCGGTGGGTCTGAACACCGGTTTGCAGCAGGTGGCAACGAGCCTGGCGGGTGGCGTATCGGCGAGTCTTTCGGGCTGGCTGCTGCACGTGGGACACAACTACACGCTGCCGATGCAGGCCATTTACGTGTTTCTGATGATTGGCGCGCTGAGTACGATCGTACTGCTGCGTCGCGAGTGGGCACCGAAGGTGAATGAAGGCGCGGAGGAAACCGAAGCCGGCGCGGCGCCTTCCGCGTTGAATCACTCGGCTATTTGA
- a CDS encoding ABC transporter substrate-binding protein, which produces MRRRDFLLGAACAPVMSMSMSMSTARAAATRAPRLVVLDWGLVETLLALGVTPAGAAEVADYNASVVRPLAPPRVTDVGLRLAPSLERIQDLAPDFILINSSQETQRAMLERIAPVRAFAVYTEAGAPYRHAVDITRELARLCACVAQGEALIGNTAAALARHRARLATQPDARAQATYVMRFFDARHVGVYGARSLFQDVMDALAVLNAWHGATDYWGIGVTGIEALAAPATRVLYFDPLPPGVARALATNALWHALPAVAAHRVAALPPFWGFGMLPSAARFADALSQALIGTAAA; this is translated from the coding sequence ATGCGGCGACGCGACTTTCTGCTCGGCGCGGCGTGCGCGCCGGTCATGTCGATGTCGATGTCGATGTCGACGGCGCGCGCGGCGGCCACGCGCGCGCCGCGTCTCGTCGTACTCGACTGGGGCCTCGTCGAAACCTTGCTCGCGTTGGGCGTGACACCCGCGGGCGCCGCCGAAGTCGCCGACTACAACGCGAGCGTGGTACGCCCGCTCGCGCCGCCGCGCGTGACCGACGTGGGCCTGCGTCTCGCGCCGAGTCTGGAACGGATCCAGGATCTCGCGCCCGACTTCATCCTCATCAATTCGAGCCAGGAAACGCAGCGCGCGATGCTCGAACGCATCGCGCCCGTGCGGGCGTTCGCGGTGTACACCGAAGCGGGCGCGCCGTATCGGCATGCCGTGGACATCACGCGCGAGCTCGCGCGGCTCTGCGCGTGCGTCGCGCAAGGCGAAGCGCTCATCGGCAACACGGCGGCGGCGCTCGCCCGGCATCGCGCGCGACTCGCGACGCAGCCCGACGCTCGCGCGCAGGCGACCTACGTGATGCGCTTTTTCGATGCGCGCCACGTGGGCGTGTACGGCGCGCGCAGCCTGTTTCAGGACGTGATGGACGCGCTCGCGGTGCTCAACGCGTGGCACGGCGCCACCGACTACTGGGGTATCGGCGTGACCGGAATCGAAGCGCTCGCCGCGCCCGCCACACGCGTGCTCTACTTCGATCCGCTGCCGCCCGGCGTCGCGCGCGCGCTCGCGACCAACGCGCTGTGGCACGCGCTGCCCGCCGTCGCGGCGCATCGCGTGGCGGCGCTGCCGCCGTTCTGGGGCTTCGGCATGCTGCCTTCGGCGGCGCGTTTTGCCGATGCGCTGAGCCAGGCGCTCATCGGCACGGCGGCCGCATGA